The following proteins come from a genomic window of Pyxidicoccus sp. MSG2:
- a CDS encoding Imm49 family immunity protein, with protein sequence MKPNFLPIAIKNSGVALEEVLPHVIKAAPELRYYQHVCMLYRRLAVGSLLATSDPRPFFTYLFKSSRAFVHFLRTAPEKEKLTSKAEAFFDAVACGDDEATREMASLCPPAPDTTREYEEDFFAVWLPMAYFFGNVPRQSLQPQLERFAKLAEENPDPRLDICRGLLDADQRLFDQGLEGLIEQKVKAYEKARRFEELNADEAATTAHVSTEVLALLELARRARLSVAPEHPLAPGIARKFHLRQLPAPQSWQVPESFRSLPKPRR encoded by the coding sequence ATGAAGCCGAACTTCCTGCCCATCGCCATCAAGAACTCGGGTGTCGCCCTCGAGGAGGTGCTCCCGCACGTCATCAAGGCGGCGCCCGAGCTTCGCTACTATCAGCACGTCTGCATGCTCTACCGCCGGCTCGCTGTCGGCTCGTTGTTGGCGACGAGCGACCCGCGTCCCTTCTTCACGTACCTCTTCAAGAGCTCCCGGGCCTTCGTGCACTTCCTCCGCACCGCGCCCGAGAAGGAGAAGCTCACGTCGAAGGCCGAGGCCTTCTTCGACGCCGTCGCCTGCGGGGATGACGAAGCGACGCGGGAGATGGCCTCCCTCTGCCCACCGGCGCCGGATACCACGCGGGAGTACGAGGAGGACTTCTTCGCCGTGTGGCTGCCGATGGCCTATTTCTTCGGGAACGTCCCCCGCCAGTCCCTGCAGCCGCAGCTGGAGCGCTTCGCGAAGCTGGCGGAGGAGAACCCCGACCCACGCCTCGACATCTGCCGTGGCCTCCTGGACGCCGATCAGCGCTTGTTCGACCAGGGACTGGAAGGCCTCATCGAACAGAAGGTCAAGGCCTATGAGAAGGCTCGGCGATTCGAGGAGCTGAACGCCGATGAGGCGGCGACCACGGCGCATGTGTCCACGGAGGTGCTGGCGCTGCTGGAGCTGGCCCGGCGGGCCCGGCTGTCCGTGGCGCCGGAGCATCCCCTCGCGCCCGGCATCGCCCGGAAGTTCCACCTCCGTCAGCTCCCGGCACCGCAGAGCTGGCAGGTCCCCGAGTCGTTCCGTTCCCTGCCGAAGCCGAGGCGCTGA